Genomic DNA from Panthera leo isolate Ple1 chromosome A1, P.leo_Ple1_pat1.1, whole genome shotgun sequence:
AGAGCCAATCTGGAAGGCAGGCCCACAGTAACCAGGAGGCTCCGACAGAAGGCAGCATTGCTTCCCATGGGCAGCCGGGATGAGGAGGTATTCACCCTCGACTGATTCACCCTCTCTGGGAGGCCAAAGACTTTCAAGGCCAGATTCGCAAGTAGGTGCCGGTGGAGCagacagagaaaagggggaacACTCGCTCGTGGAAGTTGACGCGGAAGGTGTAGAGGTGGCGCATGTCCTCCACGGCGTAGAAGGACACGGCCCCCACCTCTAGATCCAGGGCCACCCGCACACGGGACAGGTGGCCACAGCTGAGGGGCGTCCGTTCAGGGCTAGTCACTGCCCAGTACTTCCCGCTGTTGAGCTGCAGTGCCCAGACGCCCTCCTCAGGGGTGAAGGGCGTGAGGCCCTTGCGGCGCACGCTCTCTCGCGCCACGCCGAAGGCCCAGCCGTCCTTGGAGCCCACTTCCACCTCCCAGTGGTGCCGCCCGGAGGAGAAACCACAGGACGCCAAGACTCGCGTGTTGGTGTCAAAGCGGCGTGGGTGGCAGGGCAAGTCCTGCGCCCGCTGTCCAAGGCGCACGCTCTTAAGATCCAGAGAGAGGATGAGGCGGGGGTTGGCAGTGTCGGGGTCCAAGGTCAGCTCCACtgaaggcagagacagggagagatgtCCCATGCaagccctctccccagctcccgtCAGTTACTTCTCCTCCACCATCCCCCCAAAACATGTACAAGTGGAAGCCAAACAAAAGGAATGTGTGAACCTACTTTGGATCACAATTAGAACAGATCgacaaatacaatttaaaagacAACTGGAGAATTTCAAACACTAGGTATTGGAAAGAAGCATTACTTTTTCTAATTGTGATTATggctttgtggggtttttttaagtctATCTTTAGAGATAACATACTGATATTTATGGAAATAACTTATCCATGATTTGCTtccaaataatccagtgggaAGAAGCGGGTAGGGGCGTTTATGAAAAATATCAGCTGAAGGTCTATGATGAGAACATAATATTCATTATGatcttctctctacttttgtatatatttaaattttttcataataaaaacttaaaatatgcaCACTTGTCATAAGTACTATGTTCTAGGACTATTCTAGGCCCTGGGAATCCCACGGTTCAGTATCCCTGCCCTCCTGTAGCTTCCTTTctggggggaaggaaagaagagacaatAAATGGTGAACATGGACAATAAGAGGAGTCAGAAGAGAAGGCTGTAATTTCAATTAGAGTGGCCAGGGAAGGTGAAAAGGCCTAGGTATGCATTTGAGCAAAGACATAAAGGAGGTGAGGAAGCCAGGCATGTAGCTGTCTAGAGGAAGTATATTCAAGGCTGAGGCCAGCCAGTGCAGTGCAAATGCTCTGAGGTGGGGGTGTGCTTAGTGCATTTCAGAAGCAGCAAAGAGCACTTGTTGTGGCTGCACAGAGTAAGCTAGAGGGAGAATGTGCAGTGAGTTCAGAGCCTATGAAGCCTTGAAGGCCATAGAGAGGACATTATTGAATGAGAGGGGCTGTCCTAGGGTTCTGTGCAGAGGAGGGTCATGATCTGACTTGGTTTAGATCCTTCCATGGTAAATTCTGACATAGCTTGATCAATCATTAGCATCATGAATATGtgcccccctctgccctcctgcagAGTTGGATCCCACTCACCCCAGAGCTCTGCAGTAGTAAGAacctcctcccttcctgtcttcaaTCTCTTCCTGCTTTGCCTGACCCCTGCACACAAGCCCTGTCCCCAGGAGAGGTCTCTGTTTGTCTggaagggggaatggggagagagGCTCAT
This window encodes:
- the LOC122215978 gene encoding E3 ubiquitin-protein ligase TRIM7 isoform X4: MAAEREKVGAEFQALRAFLVEQEGRLLGRLEELSREVTQKQNENIAQLEGEITQLSKLSSHIQETSRKPDLDFLQEFKNTLSRCSNVPGPKPTTVSSEMKNKVWNVSLKTFVLKGLLKKFKEDLRGELEKEEKVELTLDPDTANPRLILSLDLKSVRLGQRAQDLPCHPRRFDTNTRVLASCGFSSGRHHWEVEVGSKDGWAFGVARESVRRKGLTPFTPEEGVWALQLNSGKYWAVTSPERTPLSCGHLSRVRVALDLEVGAVSFYAVEDMRHLYTFRVNFHERVFPLFSVCSTGTYLRIWP